In one window of Henckelia pumila isolate YLH828 chromosome 1, ASM3356847v2, whole genome shotgun sequence DNA:
- the LOC140876033 gene encoding UDP-N-acetylglucosamine transporter UGNT1-like encodes MATSAKSSSILPLAAGDPPVRAEEKLFKGSAMTKRGAQAAISYMTCAVLLVMFNKAALSSYGFPCANVITLCQMISSCCFLYALRRLKIISFYANDSVSISDGSKALVPMKTLFDTSPLALTYLLYMLATMESVRGVNVPMYTTLRRTTVVFTMIVEYILVKQNYTIHILGSVALIVLGAFIAGSRDLSFDYYGYLIVFVANITTAIYLATIARIGKSSGLNSFGLMWCNGILCGPVLLVWTLFRGDLEMTMNFPNLFSPGFLAVLLFSCILAFLLNYSIFLNTTLNSALTQTICGNLKDLFTISLGWVVFGGLPFDLLNVIGQLLGFTGSGLYAYYKLIGK; translated from the exons ATGGCTACGAGTGCCAAGAGCAGTTCGATTCTGCCGTTAGCGGCCGGCGATCCTCCGGTCAGAGCGGAGGAGAAGCTCTTCAAAGGATCCGCCATGACTAAGCGTGGCGCTCAAGCCGCCATCTCGTACATGACTTGTGccg TACTCTTGGTAATGTTCAATAAAGCAGCTCTATCTTCTTATGGCTTTCCATGTGCCAATGTCATCACCCTTTGCCAG ATGATAAGTTCGTGCTGTTTTCTTTATGCTCTGCGACGCTTAAAGATCATTTCTTTTTACGCAAATGATTCAGTATCCATCAGTGATGGTTCCAAAGCATTGGTACCAATGAAGACATTGTTTGACACTTCCCCTCTCGCCTTAACCTATTTGCTTTACATG TTAGCCACCATGGAATCTGTCCGAGGTGTAAATGTACCCATGTATACAACCTTAAGGAGGACTACCGTTGTATTTACGATGATAGTTGAGTATATTCTTGTGAAGCAGAATTACACCATTCATATCCTTGGGAG TGTAGCGTTGATCGTCCTGGGTGCTTTTATTGCGGGATCCCGGGATTTGTCATTTGACTACTATGGCTATCTAATTGTTTTTGTAGCCAACATCACCACTGCCATATACCTTGCAACTATAGCTCGCATTG GAAAATCCAGTGGGCTCAATAGTTTTGGTCTCATGTGGTGCAATG GAATTTTGTGTGGACCTGTTTTACTCGTGTGGACTCTTTTTCGAGGTGACTTGGAGATGACAATGAATTTTCCAAATTTGTTTTCTCCTGGTTTCCTG GCAGTGCTGTTGTTCTCCTGCATTCTGGCTTTCTTACTGAACTATAGTATATTCCTGAACACCACTCTGAATTCAGCACTCACGCAGACGATCTGCGGTAATTTGAAG GATCTTTTTACAATTTCACTTGGGTGGGTAGTTTTTGGTGGGCTGCCATTTGATTTA TTGAATGTTATTGGGCAACTTCTTGGGTTCACTGGCTCGGGACTGTATGCGTATTATAAGCTCATTGGGAAGTGA